A window of the Lolium perenne isolate Kyuss_39 chromosome 7, Kyuss_2.0, whole genome shotgun sequence genome harbors these coding sequences:
- the LOC127314791 gene encoding uncharacterized protein: MVTPAGAPTQSWLEKWSEWEIQAVVVVSFSLQVILFFLAGIRRYSVSSVLKVFLWLVYLLADTAAIYALGHMSASLSRTSSDKHQLVAFWAPFLLLHLGGQDTITAYALEDNKLWLRHLLTMFAQVAGTGYVLYKHMIADRASLVSAAVLVLVAGFVKYGERIWALRCASKGSGGPNPPVPKLNYEASDCFTRNKKFRTYAFIVKTAHRLKYAFVKPLIIYRNSISVPWNDEKLFYPITHVDEYIGTEDKSAQEKSCMEVVYREIEVELALTYDMLYTKAEVIHKWYGYLIRGISSGFCFGALLAFTRSKRDRYSTPDTVITFVLLGGACALEVASAFKAIGSTWTYAILVAHRWKWLANAILFARYHFIVLKDGRWSNSVGQYDFLSFCASGKTLKGRIAGWIGLEDWWNKAHYTKHAKLSPALKEFVWGLLRGEKSNMVQIEDMATRSGFWDRKFRGFNQSEKLDWSLRLEFHYCVYIWHIATSTFLSDPVVRSELVDQGMAEAINTLSDYMMYLLVQHPDIVPMNVAARSLFKQAYRIFVREFNRKKHTMEKGALDMWPWSRGLYPVGSGGCGSSSRGSYWALPRLRGRSLASALG; the protein is encoded by the coding sequence CAGGTTATCCTCTTCTTCCTCGCAGGGATCCGCCGGTACAGTGTCTCATCTGTTCTCAAGGTCTTTCTCTGGCTGGTATATCTGCTTGCTGATACCGCTGCGATTTATGCCCTGGGGCACATGTCTGCGTCATTGTCGAGAACATCATCTGACAAGCACCAGCTGGTAGCGTTCTGGGCGCCGTTCCTCCTGCTGCACCTCGGCGGCCAGGATACCATAACCGCCTATGCGCTGGAGGACAATAAACTCTGGCTGCGCCACCTGCTAACTATGTTTGCGCAGGTCGCCGGCACCGGGTATGTGCTCTACAAGCACATGATTGCAGACAGAGCGAGCCTTGTATCTGCCGCTGTGCTCGTTTTGGTGGCAGGATTTGTCAAGTACGGCGAGAGGATATGGGCACTCAGGTGTGCAAGCAAGGGTTCCGGTGGGCCTAATCCGCCTGTTCCGAAACTAAATTACGAAGCGAGTGACTGCTTCACTAGAAATAAAAAATTTAGAACTTATGCATTTATTGTGAAGACAGCGCACAGATTGAAGTATGCATTTGTCAAGCCTTTAATCATATACAGGAATTCGATATCcgtaccttggaatgatgaaaaaTTATTCTATCCAATAACCCATGTAGATGAATATATTGGAACGGAAGACAAATCGGCACAGGAGAAGAGTTGTATGGAGGTGGTGTATAGAGAAATCGAGGTGGAGCTGGCCCTGACTTACGACATGCTCTACACCAAGGCAGAAGTGATCCACAAATGGTATGGCTACCTCATCCGTGGTATTTCCTCTGGGTTTTGCTTCGGTGCTCTTCTTGCCTTCACAAGAAGCAAAAGGGATCGTTATTCTACACCCGATACTGTTATCACTTTTGTTCTTTTGGGTGGAGCTTGCGCACTGGAGGTCGCATCAGCTTTCAAGGCGATTGGGTCAACCTGGACATATGCCATCCTCGTAGCCCACAGATGGAAGTGGCTGGCCAATGCAATTCTGTTTGCACGTTACCACTTCATCGTCCTCAAAGATGGAAGGTGGTCCAATTCCGTCGGGCAATATGACTTCTTATCCTTTTGTGCCAGCGGCAAGACCCTCAAGGGAAGAATTGCCGGATGGATTGGGCTGGAGGACTGGTGGAACAAAGCTCACTACACCAAACATGCCAAGCTGTCACCTGCCCTCAAGGAGTTTGTATGGGGCTTGCTCAGAGGTGAGAAGAGTAATATGGTACAGATTGAAGACATGGCCACTCGGAGTGGGTTTTGGGATCGCAAGTTCAGGGGCTTCAACCAAAGCGAAAAGCTTGATTGGAGCTTGAGGTTGGAATTTCATTATTGTGTGTATATCTGGCACATAGCCACAAGCACCTTCCTCAGCGACCCTGTTGTCAGATCAGAGCTGGTCGACCAGGGCATGGCCGAAGCGATCAATACTCTTTCTGACTACATGATGTACCTACTCGTCCAGCACCCTGACATCGTGCCCATGAATGTAGCTGCTCGTAGCCTGTTTAAGCAAGCATACCGCATTTTTGTCCGCGAATTTAACCGTAAGAAGCATACTATGGAGAAAGGAGCCCTGGATATGTGGCCATGGAGTCGAGGGCTCTATCCCGTGGGGAGCGGGGGCTGCGGAAGCTCCTCAAGGGGAAGCTATTGGGCCTTGCCTCGCTTGAGAGGACGATCGCTCGCCAGCGCTCTCGGATAA
- the LOC127314788 gene encoding endoplasmin homolog — translation MRKWALSCALLLVLLLTTLPDPAKRLQVNAEESSDELADLPKVEEKLGAVPHGLSTDSEVVQRESESISRKTLRNSAEKFEFQAEVSRLMDIIINSLYSNKDIFLRELISNASDALDKIRFLALTDKDVLGEGDAAKLEIQIKLDKENKILSIRDRGVGMTKEDLIKNLGTIAKSGTSAFVEKMQTGGDLNLIGQFGVGFYSVYLVADYVEVVSKHNDDKQYVWESKADGSFAISEDTWNEPLGRGTEIKLHLRDEAKEYLEEGKLKDLVKKYSEFINFPIYLWATKEVDVEVPADEEESTEEEDTTTETPEEEETEDGEEKKPKTKTVKETTTEWELLNDMKAVWLRNPKEVTEEEYAKFYHSLAKDFGDDKPMSWSHFSAEGDVEFKALLFVPPKAPHDLYESYYNANKSNLKLFVRRVFISDEFDDLLPKYLSFLMGIVDSDTLPLNVSREMLQQHSSLKTIKKKLIRKALDMIRKLAEEDPEEYSNKEKTDEEKSAMEKKKGQYAKFWNEFGKSIKLGIIEDATNRNRLAKLLRFESSKSDGKLVSLDEYISRMKSGQKDIFYLTGSSKEQLEKSPFLEQLTKKNYEVIYFTDPVDEYLMQYLMDYEDKKFQNVSKEGLKLGKDSKLKDLKESFKVLTDWWKKALDTEGIDSVKISNRLHNTPCVVVTSKYGWSSNMEKIMQAQTLSDASKQAYMRGKRVLEINPKHPIIKELRDKVAQDSEDVGLKQTVRLVYQTALMESGFNLPDPKDFASSIYRSVQKSLDLSPDAAVEEEEEVEEPEVEEKEATKAAEDEPEYEQYDKDEL, via the exons ATGCGGAAGTGGGCGCTCTCCTGCGCgctgctcctcgtcctcctcctcaccACCCTCCCCGATCCAG CTAAGAGGCTCCAGGTCAATGccgaggagagcagcgacgagCTGGCCGACCTGCCCAAGGTAGAGGAGAAGCTCGGGGCCGTCCCCCATGGCCTGTCCACCGACTCCGAGGTCGTCCAGAG GGAGTCCGAGTCCATCTCGAGGAAGACCCTCAGGAACTCGGCCGAGAAGTTTGAGTTCCAGGCCGAGGTGTCCAGGCTCATGGACATCATCATCAACTCGCTCTACAGCAACAAGGACATCTTCCTCAGGGAGCTCATTTCCAATGCGTCTGAT GCTTTGGATAAGATTAGGTTCCTTGCCCTCACTGATAAGGATGTCCTGGGCGAAGGTGATGCTGCTAAGCTTGAAATCCAG ATTAAGTTGGACAAGGAAAACAAGATCCTCTCCATTCGGGATAGGGGTGTTGGTATGACCAAGGAAGATCTGATTAAGAACCTTGGAACCATTGCGAAATCTGGAACTTCAG CTTTTGTCGAAAAGATGCAGACTGGAGGTGACCTCAATCTCATTGGGCAGTTTGGTGTTGGCTTCTACTCAGTATACTTGGTTGCTGACTATGTTGAAGTTGTCAGCAAGCACAATGATGACAAACA ATATGTGTGGGAGTCCAAGGCTGATGGATCATTTGctatctcggaggatacatggaaTGAACCCTTGGGCCGTGGAACCGAGATCAAACTGCATCTCCGCGATGAGGCTAAGGAGTACCTGGAGGAAGGCAAGCTAAAG GACTTGGTGAAGAAGTACTCTGAGTTCATCAATTTCCCCATTTACTTGTGGGCAACCAAGGAGGTTGATGTTGAAGTGCCAGCTGATGAGGAGGAATCAACTGAGGAAGAGGATACTA CCACAGAGACCCCGGAGGAAGAAGAGACAGAAGATGGCGAAGAGAAAAAGCCCAAGACGAAGACAGTAAAGGAAACTACCACTGAATGGGAGCTTCTGAACGATATGAAGGCTGTATGGCTTCGTAACCCCAAGGAAGTTACTGAAGAAGAGTACGCGAAGTTTTACCACTCACTAGCTAAG GACTTTGGGGATGACAAGCCTATGTCTTGGAGTCACTTCAGTGCCGAGGGAGATGTTGAGTTCAAAGCTTTGCTCTTTGTTCCCCCGAAGGCTCCACATGATCTCTACGAGAGTTACTACAATGCTAACAAATCAAACCTCAAGTTGTTTGTTAGAAGAGTTTTCATCTCTGATGAATTTGATGATCTCCTTCCAAAGTACCTCAGCTTCTTGATG GGTATTGTCGACTCAGACACGCTACCTCTCAATGTATCACGCGAAATGCTTCAACAACATAGCAGTCTCAAGACCATCAAGAAGAAACTGATCCGCAAGGCTCTTGACATGATTAGGAAACTTGCTGAGGAAGATCCCGAGGAGTACAGCAACAAAGAAAAGACAG ATGAAGAAAAAAGTGCAATggagaagaagaagggacagtATGCCAAGTTCTGGAATGAGTTTGGCAAATCAATCAAGCTGGGGATCATTGAAGATGCAACAAACAGGAACCGTCTTGCAAAGCTTCTGAGATTTGAGAG TTCCAAGTCAGATGGCAAACTTGTCTCTCTTGATGAGTATATTTCAAGGATGAAGTCAGGGCAAAAGGATATCTTTTACCTTACGGGAAGCAGCAAGGAGCAGCTAGAGAAATCTCCATTCCTTGAGCAGCTAACCAAGAAAAACTACGAG gttatctactTCACCGACCCTGTCGACGAGTACCTGATGCAGTACCTCATGGACTACGAGGACAAGAAGTTCCAGAACGTGTCCAAGGAGGGCCTAAAGCTGGGCAAGGACTCGAAGCTCAAGGACCTCAAGGAGTCCTTCAAGGTGCTGACGGACTGGTGGAAGAAGGCCCTAGACACGGAGGGCATCGACTCGGTGAAGATCAGCAACCGGCTACACAACACCCCCTGCGTGGTTGTGACCTCCAAGTACGGGTGGAGCTCCAACATGGAGAAGATCATGCAGGCGCAGACCCTTTCAGACGCGAGCAAGCAGGCCTACATGCGTGGCAAGCGTGTCCTGGAGATCAACCCCAAGCACCCCATCATCAAGGAGCTCCGTGACAAGGTTGCCCAGGACAGCGAG GACGTGGGCCTCAAGCAGACGGTGAGGCTGGTGTACCAGACGGCGCTGATGGAGAGTGGGTTCAATCTCCCCGACCCCAAGGACTTCGCGTCCAGCATCTACCGGTCTGTGCAGAAGAGCCTGGACCTGAGCCCTGATGCTGCtgttgaggaggaagaggaggtggaggagcctGAGGTGGAAGAGAAGGAGGCGACCAAGGCCGCTGAGGATGAGCCGGAGTACGAGCAGTACGACAAGGACGAGCTGTAG